Sequence from the Clostridia bacterium genome:
AATGCGGACGGAACCCCGGCCTCCGAGGTGCGGCGCGCCCTGGCCGGAAAGGCCAAGCTCATCGTGGTCGACCCGCGCCGCACCGAACTGGCCGCCAGGGCGGACCTCTGGCTGCGTCTTCGGCCCGGATCGGATTCCTGCCTTGCCTTCGCCATGCTCAAGGTCATCATCGAGGAAGGCCGTTACGACCGCGAATTCGTCCGGAAATGGACCGTCGGTTTTGAGGCCCTGGAAGCCCGTCTGCGCTCCTACTCCCTGCAAGACCTGGCCCGGGCCTGCTGGCTCTCCCCCGACGAGGTCGTTGCCGCCGCCCGCCTCTATTCCGAGCACCGCCCCGGTTGCCTGCAGTGGGGTAACGCCATAGAGCATGGCCCCAATAGTGTGCAGACGGCGCGGATGCTCCTGATCCTGTCCGCCATCTGCGGAAACCTGGAGGTTCCCGGCGGCGACCTCCGGCCTCCTGCCCTGCCTCTGCTCAAGGGCGGGGAGTTCACGCTCAACGAACGGGTAAAGCATGCCCACCGCCCCATTCTCAGCACACGGTACCCTTTGGCCGCCCAGTTGGGCTTTGTTCCCAATCACGTGGTGATTGAGGCCATGATCGGCGCTCGGCCCTACCCCATAAAGGCCGCCTACGTCCAGGGTTCTAACCCTCTTCTCACCTATCCGGACTCCAGAAAGACCTGCCGAGCCCTGGCCGGCCTGGAATTCCTGGCCGTGGCCGAGGTATTCATGACCCCTACCGCCGCCCTGGCGGATGTGGTTCTTCCCGTAGCCACCCGCCTGGAACACCACGACCTGGCCTTCTACACCCAACCCTTCGGACGGGTGGCGGCCCGCCCCAAAGCGGTGGATCCACCTGCGGGCTGTCCTTCCGACCTCCGGCTGCTGGCCCAACTGGCCGACCGCCTGGGCTTCGGGTCTCTCTTCTGGAAGGACGAGGAGGAGGCAATCAACGCGGTACTCGCTCCGGCCGGAGTCACTTTTGACCAACTCCGGCAGACCCTGGTCCTGGCCGGAAACAGGGCCTACCAACAGTATCGGGAAAACGGGTTTCGAACTCCATCCGGCAAGTTCGAGATTGTCTCGAACCGCCTGGCCGCCTGGGGGCTCGACCCGCTGCCGGCACCGCATCTGGACCTGCCGGAGCCCGATGACGACTTCCCGCTGCTGCTCACTTCGGCCAAGAGCCCCTATTACTTCCACTCTGCCCACCGTCAGCTCGAGCGCCTGCGCCGGCGCGAACCCGAACCCCTGGTCGCGGTACACCCGGACACCGCCGGGGCCCTGGGTCTGGGCGAGGGAGACCCGGCCAGGATCAGTACGCGGTGGGGGAGCATCACCCAGAAGGTGAGACACGATCCCTCCTTGCACCCCAAGGTGATCGTGCCTAGCTACGGCTGGTGGCTGCCGGAGAAGGGGCCGAAAGGCTTCTTTGGCTGGGAGGAGGCCAACCTCAACCTCCTGACCTCCGCCGACGGTCCCTTCGACCCTGTGGTAGGGTCCCTGTCCCTGCGCGGGCTGCCCTGCCGGATGGACCCGGCGTAGGCCCGGGGAGCCCCGGACCGGGACGGTAACGGTCCACGAATAAGCGGGCCGGCAACCGAAGGGGAGGACCCCCGGCCAAGCCGGAATGGGCCCTCCCCCTGTTGACCTCGTTCAGACCGCGTCTGTTCCCTAGGAAACCTCCGCCATCGCCTCTACCAGCTTGTTCAGCAGGGTCGCCACCTTGCCCGCGATCTCCCGCTGCTTCAGGGTAGTGACCTTTTCCGCCTCCACATACTGTAACGCTCCCACCAGGCAGAACTGTGCACAGGTCGGATCGCCGTCGCAGAGGTCGCAGCGGATAACCTTCGCCCCAATGCTGTCGTACTTGCATCCGCCGAAGGGGCAAATAGCTACGCACATGCGGCAACCAATGCACAGGTCGTAGTCAACGACCCACCGTCCCAGTTCCTCGTCCCTCTTTATCGCCTTGACGGGGCAAATACCCTCGCACGGCGCGGACTGGCACTGCTGGCAAGCCATGGGGATGTAGCGGCCTTCCCACTCAAACTTGATGATCTTGATGCGGGCCCGCTCCGGGTTGGCGACCCCCTCGTGCTTGACCGAGCAGACCAGCTCGCACAGCCGGCACCCGGTGCATTTGTCGTGGTCGATCATCAGTACCTTAGCCATGGCTTTCCTCTCCTTAACAGGCTAGAGTATGTGGGACGGTTCGTTGTCGAGGCCCAGCCGCTTCAGCGTTTCCGGAGTAGGTACGCCGTTCTCGTCCCAACCGCGGTGCTGATAGTACTCGTCCCGGATCTTCTTGAACTTCTCCCGATCGATCTTGCGGCCCCTGACGCCCGGTGCACCCAGGGCACACGGCTCGTCGAAGTAGCGGTCGGGGAGCCAGTCGTCCTTCTCGGTCCAGCCCTCCCGCAGGTTGAACAGCCGCTCCAGGTTGTACCCGCGCTCGGCCACGTACCAGATCTCCTCCGGGGTCATCTCCAGACCGGTGTTGTAGTAGATGGCCTTGGACCAGTCGGGGAAGTTGGGCAGCGTGGCGCCCAGGAACGTGGTGTGGTACTTGCAGATGCCGACGGCGTCTACGCCCATGAAGCAGTGCTCGTGCCACACTACCTGCCACGCCTTGCCCTGATAATCGCGGTAGTCGGAGCTCAGCGGCCCGTTATAGGGGATGGGGGTGCTGTAGATCTTGCGCAGGACCGGCTCGGGCAGCTTGTACAGGTCGATGGCCGGACGGCCGCGCAGGTGGTCGGCGCCGCGCGAGGATACGGCGATGTTCAGGGCCAGGGCGGGAGTGGCCCGCTCGTCCGAGTGCAGGTTCTGCATGCCCTTGACGTCGATGAGGTACTTGGCGGAGTCCTTACCGATTTTCTCCGCCGCCCGCCGCCCGCCTTCGGCCAGGATGTCGCCCAGGCCCTCGCGGAAGGCGATCCGCCGGATCATCTCGAACAGGGCTTCGTAGTTGCCAAAGCGGAGGTCCAGCCCGCCGGTATCCTCGAGAGTGAGAATGCCCTTCTCGTAGAGCTCCATGGCCCAGGAGATTATGCTTCCGGTCTCCAGGGTATCCAGGCCCCACATGTTCACCATATGGTTGGCCACCAGTACTACCTCGCCGATGGGGATGCCGGGCTCGCCGGCAAACGCTCCCTGGGAGGTGTACTCCGGGCCCTCGTCGTACTCGCCGGCGTAGGGCCAGCCCTCGGGGATGCGGTAGCGCGGCCGGCAGTGGACCTGGCAGCCGTAGCAGGCGGACATGTGGTTGGGTCCAATGGTCTTCTCGGAAATCTCGTCCAGGTATTCTGCCTCGACGGTTTCCGAGTCCTCCAGCTGGTTGAGCTGGAAGTTGCGCACCCGCACGCCGCCCCAGGAGTTGGTGGCGCCCCAGATAAAGCCGGTACCGATCTTGCCCATGGTCTGGTTTACCTTGGCGCTGGTAATCAGCTTGACGAACCCCTTGTTGAACTCCAGCGCTTCCTGGGGGTGGGCGATCTTGATGTCCATGGTGCCCCGGGCGGCGATGGCCTTGAGGTTCTTGGAGCCCATTACCGCGCCCATGCCCGTACGGCCGCCGGAGTTCTTCAGACCGGTCATTACGTTGGCGAAGCGAACCAGGTTCTCGCCACCCTGCCCGATGCAGAGAACCTTGACCTCCTCGTCGCCCAGCTCCTTGCGGATGATCTTCTGACAGTCATGCACCGTGGTGCCCCACACGTTGGAGCCGTCACGGATTTCGATCTTGCCGTTGTGAACGTAGAGGTAGACCGGCTTCTTGGCCTTACCCTTGATCACCAGGTGGTGGAAGCCCGCGTAGGCCAGCTCGGCGGAGAAGAATCCGCCACCGTTGCAGCTTCCGAAACCGCCCGTAAGCGGGGACTTGGCGCACACGTGGGTGCGGGAAACGCCCGAGGCGAGGCACCCGGTGAGCAGACCGCCGCTCACCACCACCACGTTATCCGGACCCAGGGGATCCGCGCCCGGCTTCATATGGTTGTATAAGAGATAGGCGTCCAGGGCGCGGCCGCCGATGTACTTGCGGCGCATTTCCAGGGGGATGGGTTTGATCTCAATGTCGCCAGTCGTTAGATCGATAATAGCTACCTTGCGGTTCAGAGGCATTCGCCTTTCCTCCTTCCTTCCGCCCGTTTCCTCGAACCACTACTTCTGCTCACGCATTTTCCGGAAGCTGTCCCATACGGGACCGCGGATCCGCGGAACGGTCGGCTCGATCCAGTAGATCCGCCACTCGGCCCCGCACCCCGGGCACTTCACCTGCTTGGCTCCGGGCGGCACCTCGATCCGGTGGTAGCACTCGGCATTGTGACAGCGCACCTTACCGTAGGTTCTGGTCTTTGACAGCTCCTCAGAGGTGGAGTGGATGCTCTTGATGTCGGCCACACGCGTCACCTCCTTTATTGGGTATAGGTTGGCAGTTCTTCTGAGATCAGCCCGCTTGCAGGCCGTAGGCCTCCTGAAGAAGCTTTATGGGGTGAATGACCTTCACGCCCGCGCCGGTCTCGATCTGGAGCTGGCAAATGCCGCAGTCGGTCACCACCCGATCGGCCGGCGTTTCCTTTACGTCTCCCACCACTTTGGCGGCTATGCTCCGGGAAAGGCGGAAATTGCGCTTCTCGAAGCCGTTCGTCCCGCCCATCCCGCAGCAATTTCCGGCTATTTTCTTGTAGGTGAGACCCGGAATAAAGCGCAGGAGATCTACACTCTTGTCCACTACCGCCTGGCCTTGGGCCCGGAGGTGGCAGGGGAGGTGATAGAAAACCGTCTCCGGAATAGGCCGAAAGTCATGCTTGAGCTCGCCCTTTTCGGCCAGCATACTCAGGTATTCGCTTAGGTGAAGGGTCTTCTCCGCTACCAGACAAGCCTCCTCACCGGGCACAAAATGGGGATAGCTGCGCTTCAGCATGAGGCTGCAACTGCTGCAGGTAAGCACAACGTACTCGCACCCGTCCTGCAACGCGCGGCTCAGCGATGCCACGTTATCCTCCATGTTCTTGAACGCACCGCGGATGTTGCCCTTGGAAACCATAGGCAAGGCGCAGCAAGCCTGGGGCGGCACCTCGACCTCTACACCGTTGTGCTCCAAGACCCGGACAAAGGCCTTACCTATCTCCGGATCGTAGTAGTTGGCAAAGCATCCGGTGAAAAAGGCTACCTTACGCACTACTTCTCACCGCCCTTCCGCCTCTCGGCGAACCAGGCGGCGAAGGTTTCGCGGTGGAAGGGGGGCATCCGGACTTCCCGGTGTATCCCCACCGCCACTTCCATGGCCCACCGAACCGGCTTGATCTGCATGCCGTAATTGGCCAACGGCGCCACCATGCTTCCCGCTTTGGCCATCAATTCCGACCGACCCAATACCATGTGGCTCAGCGGAACCCCGTGTTTCCTAACGTGGTCGAGTTTGGCCTCCCACATCAGGTGCGGGAGGTCTATCTCCAGGGGACAGGCCAGCCGGCAACTCTCGCAGTGCAGGCAGACGTCTATCGATCTTATGGCCCCGTCCAGAAACTGTTTGAGGTAGTTACGCGGCGTCCACACCCAGTCCACCTCGGTAAACGAGTGCCGGATAGGACAGCGCTGGTTGCAGGCCCGACAACCGATACAGAGGAAAAGCTCGCGGAACTTGCTCTGCAGGAGGCTCTTCCGACCGTTATCCAGCATCAGGAAATGGAGCTCCCGCCCCTTCTCTGCCAGCGCCGCCGACGGCTCCAGCACCGGTGGTTCACCGCCGGGCCCGGGAACGCCGGGTTGAACCTCAAATAGCATACTTTCCGCGCCAAAGAGACCCATGCACCGAGCCTGAAAGAAGGCATCCTCGGCGTCTTTGGCCAGCTTATCCAAACCCACCACGATGACTACCTGGCGCGCCCGCTCGAGGTCCTTGTAAATGTTGGTGAAGTGCTGAAGGAAAAAGACCGTGCCGTCCGCCGCAGATACGGCATTTACCCCGAGGAGGGCCACGCACTCCTTTACCTCACCGTTCGCCGGCGGCAGTCCGGAAAGCCTCCTGGAAACCTCAAAGTCAAAGCTCAGATTTCGATCCAACAGGCGGGGTAAATCCCAATAATCGTTAATGCCCTTCTGGGTGGGTTCAAACTCCTGACGGTACGAATTCCACACGGTAAAGCCCCGCGACTGCAGTTGGGGCTTGAGCTCCCGGCGGACCACCGCCGAATTGTTGGTGAGGATAACTTTCCCCGCAGCAACTCCTTGGATGTATTCTACCGCCTCGCCTGCGGTGGCGGCTAACCTGGTTCTGACCTCCGGATAGCGATCGGGCAGAATGCGCGTGAGTTCCTTTTCCAGTCCCTCTAGATTGTCTGCGGCGTATTCACGTACTTCCCGCAGGTGCCGCTTTACTGCGGCCAGATCGCCAGCCTGGACATCCGGACCGGGGGCCTTAAGCAACTTAAACCTTTCGGCCACTGCCGAACGTTTCGAGTCGGGCACGGGCTCCATTATCCGTATGGGCAGGCTGGCGTTCATAATCCACTCCCTTTCCTTAAGTCGCGACGCCCGCGTCGTTAACCGTACCAGTCGCGAACTGGCTCACCCGCCGCGCTATCCTGTCTAACCCGCGGCCTTCTCGTCCTCTACCAACCACAGGGCCTCGTTGATGTTCAGCTCCAACATGCGCACACTGGCCAGGATCCGTTCGCAGTTACGTACTACGGCAGGGATTTCGGACATGCTCGAGAGTTGGGTGGCGCTTTCCCGCAGGTTTTGGATGAGCGCCGCCATCTCTTTTAGGTTTACTTCAGCCATGCAGGAACTCCTCCCTTGACAGCCGGACGCATCCGACTTTTTTAGGCTGGACCCAAAAGGAAAAGCTCGTCCCTTCTCTAAACCTCCCGGCAAGGGACGATCCTCTGACGGAGAACCAGACATTTGCGGGATACAAAGGACGGCCCACCCGCGGGGTATACTCCACCGGGTGAGGCCTTCTCGGCAGGTTTGTACTAACGGCCTGAACGAACTTTGCTCCCCCGGTTTCGCCGGTTGAGAAAGTCATGAGGAGTTCTCCTTCCCCAAGGACAATGGGCCGTTGTGCGTTCCTTGGCGTGAACAACCCTCTCCCGCGCAATAATGTATCAGAAATTCATCTCGAAGTCAATACGTGTGGATAGATCTCTCCACTACCGGTAGCAGTTCATGGAAGTGAACTCCTCCGTAGGCCGTGGGTTTATAATGCCAACAAAATTTACTTAGCGCCGTCAATATAGAACTAAACGGCAGTTCTCCAACAGCTCAGTATCCTGATCGGCCTGCCGGCAGTACCTTGGGATTGTCGGACTCGGGTTCGTGCTCCGGCGAAAAAGAAAGCAGCAACAGGATCAACACCAGGAACAGCATAAAGGGATTGGCCGCCGGTTTGCCTCCGGCGGTCTGGAGATCGCCGGACCCCATGAGTCGGCCGAAGGAGTGTATTGCCCTTTGCCCTCCTTCGCTGGTCAACAGCTCCACGCAGGTTTCTGCCAGCTCGGTGGCGGCTCCGGCCTGCGGGCTCAAGAAAGGCCGTAAGTCACGGAGCAGATTCAGGATTTGCGGATCTACAGGCGTCCAGTTCATATCTGTCCCCCTCTCATCCTCCGGAAACGGATTTGTGCCCGGTCACCTCTCATACTATGCGTGGCCCGGCGGCGACGCCACCCCGCGGGTTGCATAAACCCTCCTCTAACTTCCAAGACTATATTTTGAACCCAATAACAAGAGCGGAGGGACCATTGATGGCCTCGCAACTCGCCGACAGACTCCGGCGCCGCTGGCCTCTGTTCCTCGGCCTGGGAGCGGCCGTGGTGGCGATGATAATCTACGGGCTTGTCGGCGGCGAACGTAAACCGCAGACGGTTCCGGAAGTCCCGGTACAGGCATACCGAGCGGTCCGGGGGGTATCCAGGGCAGATGAGGTCGATCTCTTAGCCCGCCTGGTGGCGGCCGAGGCGGCAAACGAGCCTTACGCCGGTCAGGTGGGCGTGGCAGCAGTAGTACTGAATCGGGCAGAGCATCCTTCTTTTCCTAATACCCTGGCCGGAGTGATATACCAGCCCCTGGCCTTCGAAAGCGTGTCCAGGGGTTGGATTTGGCAGGCTCCCGTATCCGGTAGCGCCCGCCGGGCGGCCGTCGACGCTCTTAACGGCTGGGATCCCACTTACGGTTCGCTATACTTCTGGAATCCGGCCAAGCGGGTCAGTCCCTGGATATGGACCAGACAAATCGTCACCCAAATCGGGCGTCACGTTTTTGCCCGTTAGGCCGAAGAACGGGGAGGAAACCCTATGCGCAATAAATGGTGGCGCGCAGCCGCCGTAATAGGCTTGTGCGCGGCCCTGGCCGGCTGGGCCCTGTGGGAAAGGGCCGGCCGTGCCGATTACGTCCACGCAGTAGAGGCCGACAATCAGCTGGAGTTCTATAATCTGATCTCTCGCGTAGAGCAGGCGGAGGTGGCCGCCTCCAAGGCTTTGGTAGCCGCCAGTCCCCGTCAACAGGTGCTCTATCTGACGCAACTCTGGAACGAGGCGGCCGACGCTCAGGATTCGCTGGCCCAGTTACCGGTAGGGGAGCTAAACCTGTCGGCCACCCGCAAGTTCCTGGCCCAGGCAGGTGACTACGGTCTCGCCCTGGCCAGGAAACTGGCGGGAGGGGAAGACCTCACCGTAACGGAACGGGACCAGCTCAGCCGCATCACCGCTCAACTGGGCGAGTTCGGCCGACGACTGCACCTCCTGGAGACTCGCCTGGACCAGACCAATTTCCGCTGGTCAACTCTCGCCGTCCGGCCCCCCGGCTCCTTCATGGCCGGCAGAACCGCTCGTGCCTCAACCGAGCTGGAGCAATTAGCGGAACTGGGCAATTTCGACCGCCAGCTTCAGGAAGTGCCCAGCCTCACCTATGACGGCCCCTTCTCCGACCACCGTCTCCAGGTGGCGCCCAAAGGAGTTACCGGCCCCCGCCTCAGCCGCAGCTCCGCTCAGGCCAAGGCCCTGGCTTTTGCCCGGGAAGCAGGCTTGCGGGATCTCCGGGTGGCCTCTTCCCGTCGCACCAGCGGCCCCATACCGGCATACTCCTTTGCCCTCGACTCCACCCGCGACGGGGCCCGTATTACCGTAGACGTAACCGAGAAGGGCGGCCACATAGTGCAAATGCTGAACGACCGCAGGCTGGCCGCCGCCCGCCTGAACGCCTCCCAGGCCCTCCGCAAGGCCCAGGCGTTCCTCAATCGGCACGGCCTCAAGAACATGCTGCCCACCTACAGCCTGAGCGAGGCCAATGCCCAGACCATCACGTTCGTGGCCACCCAGCAGGGCGTATTACTCTATCCCGACCAGGTCAAGGTTAAGGTGGCCCTGGACAACGGAGACATCGTGGGCTGGGACGCCCTGAGCTACCTTACCAATCACCATTCCCGCCGCCTCCCCCGCCCCCGCCTGGACGAATCCGCCGCCCGCTCGCGGGTTAGTGCCGATCTGCAGGTAGGACGCGGCCGGCTGTGCATTATACCCACGGCCGGAGGACAAGAAAAGCTGGCCTGGGAATTCTCCACCCAGGCCGATGGGGACCGTTTCCTGGTATATATCAACGCCCTTACCGGGGCAGAAGAGCAGATCCTGAAGGTGGTGGAACAACCGGGCGGCCAACTTACCATGTGATATGTACGGGCTAGAAGTCCACCTGCAACAGCTCCAGGACATTCTGGATACGGTTGCAGATGGTGGACTTCTCCGAGCCCGCAAACAGTAGGCCCACGGCATAGCGTTCCTCGTCCAGTATCAGCGAACCGCTGTCCCCGGGTTTGGCCAGGGCCTCGGTAACAAACTGGTCGGAGAACACGGCCTCGCGGCCCTCGTCGAGGGTCACCTTGACCGTGGCGCCCACGGCCACCACTTCGCCCCGGTTGACACCGGAAGAACGACCGCTCTTGAGAACCCGCATACCCACGGCGGGTTCTCTTACTCCTCGAACCGTTCCCACTTCCAGTATCTCTGCGGTAACGGCGTCCGGACTGACCGGCTTGGCCAGCGCCGCATCAACCAGGTTCTCCGCGCTCAGCCGTCGATAAAGGCTCAGCCGATACTCCGGCCGCACCAGGCCCAGTACCCGGTTGGCCAGCCTCTCCGCCGCCCGGGCATGCTTACAGGAAGCCTCCTCGTAGTCTCTCCTCAGGGGAACAAAACGATAGAGGTGACCGAGCACCGCCTGTGCGCTGCCTCCGTCGTAAGGACCGGGCTGATAGATGGGATCGCCTATCATTGCCCTACCGTCACTTCCATTGGTGGAATTTGCCAGCACGTGATTGTTCGACAGTATCATAAGCTCTCCGGTCAGACGATCGCGAACTACCGCGCCGAAAGTCCCGGCGGTAATACGGTAATGGCCGATGCTCACCCCGGGTGGAGCCGGCCGGACGTATTGTGTTCTGCTCAGAAACCTCACATCGCCGACCTCGATTACGTCCACCGCTACCTTACTGAGGGCACGGGGAACCCTCTCCTCGCGTTTCAGTTCGGTTAGCGGCACCTTGCGTTTGACCAGCACCACTATGGCCGGCTCCTCCGTAGCCCGGCCCCCAACCCGGCGCACGCCGTGGCCTACCCCCACTACGTTCGGCAAACTCAACAGGTCCTCGCGGTGGCGCCGGCAAAGCCGACCCAGATCCACCCCGCCTCACCCCCCGGCGATTGCTTCCGGTCCATCGTATGAGGAAGCGCCACCGGGGGTTACCGAGCGACAGACCGCAGACGCCGGCAGTAGGCCCGGGCCTGCCCCGGCCGGGTTTACGGCGAGATGCCCGGCCCTTCAACCCCAAAAAAGGAAGCCCGCCCCCGGTGCGGAGGCGGGCCGGACGTTGGGCGAACCGTCCGTTGCCGGCCGACTTAGTAGTCCATGTCCGGCATGTGCGGAGCGTGCTTTTCCTTCTCCGGGATCTCGGCCACCAAGGCCTCGGTGGTCAGGAGCATGGCGGCGATGCTGGCCGCATTCTGAAGCGCGGTCCGTACCACCTTGGCGGGATCTACGATACCCGCCTTGACCATGTCCACGTACTGCTCGGTTACGGCGTCGAAGCCGATGCCGGGCTTCTCGTTCTTTACCCGCTCCACCACCACCGAGCCTTCCAGGCCGGCGTTGACGGCGATCTGCCGCAGCGGCTCTTCCAGCGCCCGGCGCACGATACGCACCCCGGCTATTTCGTCGCCTTCCACCTTCACGTCATCCAGCACCTTGATGGCGTTGACCAGGGCGGTACCGCCACCGGGGACGATACCCTCTTCTACCGCCGCCCGGGTGGCCGACAGCGCATCCTCGACCCGGTGCTTCTTCTCCTTCAGCTCGGTCTCGGTGGCCGCGCCCACCTTAATGACCGCCACGCCACCCGCCAGCTTGGCCAGGCGCTCCTGCAGCTTCTCGCGGTCGTAATCGGATTCGGTTTCCTCAATCTGACGCTTGATCTGGGCAATGCGGCCGTTGATGGCATCCTGTGTGCCGGCACCCTCCACAATGGTGGTGTTCTCTTTATCAATCTTGACCTTCTTGGCCTGGCCCAACATGCTCAGATCCACGTTCTCCAGCTTAACACCCATATCCTCGGAGATGAAGGTGCCGCCGGTAAGGATGGCGATGTCCTCCATCATGGCCTTACGCCGGTCGCCAAACCCCGGAGCCTTGACCGCCGCCACCTGGAGGGTGCCGCGGATCTTGTTGACTACCAGGGTGGCCAGGGCCTCGCCCTCCACGTCCTCGGCAATGATGAGCAGCGGCTTCCCGGTACGTACCACCTTTTCCAGCAGCGGCAATATGTCGGCTACCGCCGAGATCTTCTTCTCGTGGATTAGGATGTAAGGCTCCTCCAGTTCTACCTCCATGGTTTCGGGGTTGGTCACGAAGTAGGCGGAGATGTAGCCCTTGTCGAACTCCATTCCCTCCACTACTTCCACCGTGGTGGTGATCCCCTTGGATTCCTCCACGGTAATGACCCCGTCTTTACCTACCTTCTCCATGGCTTCGGCGATCAACTCACCGATCTCCCGGTCGTTGGCGGCAATGGAGGCCACGTGGGCGATGTTCTCCCGGGTTTCCACCGGTTGGCTCATCCTCTTAATGTCCTCTACCACCGCTTCCACGGCCTTCTCAATGCCGCGCTTGATGAACACCGGGTTGGCGCCGGCAGCCACGTTCTTAAGCCCTTCCAACACTATAGCCTGCGCCAGTACCGTTGCCGTGGTGGTACCGTCACCGGCCACGTCGTTGGTCTTAGAAGCTACCTCCCGGCACAGCTGGGCTCCCATGTTTTCGTAGGGATCCTTCAGCTCGATTTCCTTAGCTACCGTTACCCCGTCCTTGGTGATGGTCGGGGAGCCGAACTTCTTTTCCAAC
This genomic interval carries:
- the groL gene encoding chaperonin GroEL (60 kDa chaperone family; promotes refolding of misfolded polypeptides especially under stressful conditions; forms two stacked rings of heptamers to form a barrel-shaped 14mer; ends can be capped by GroES; misfolded proteins enter the barrel where they are refolded when GroES binds); protein product: MAAKQLAFNEEARRALERGVNVVAEAVKVTLGPKGRNVVLEKKFGSPTITKDGVTVAKEIELKDPYENMGAQLCREVASKTNDVAGDGTTTATVLAQAIVLEGLKNVAAGANPVFIKRGIEKAVEAVVEDIKRMSQPVETRENIAHVASIAANDREIGELIAEAMEKVGKDGVITVEESKGITTTVEVVEGMEFDKGYISAYFVTNPETMEVELEEPYILIHEKKISAVADILPLLEKVVRTGKPLLIIAEDVEGEALATLVVNKIRGTLQVAAVKAPGFGDRRKAMMEDIAILTGGTFISEDMGVKLENVDLSMLGQAKKVKIDKENTTIVEGAGTQDAINGRIAQIKRQIEETESDYDREKLQERLAKLAGGVAVIKVGAATETELKEKKHRVEDALSATRAAVEEGIVPGGGTALVNAIKVLDDVKVEGDEIAGVRIVRRALEEPLRQIAVNAGLEGSVVVERVKNEKPGIGFDAVTEQYVDMVKAGIVDPAKVVRTALQNAASIAAMLLTTEALVAEIPEKEKHAPHMPDMDY